The Syngnathus scovelli strain Florida chromosome 19, RoL_Ssco_1.2, whole genome shotgun sequence region CACCTCCATGAAAGGCTTCCATCATCACCACAGTTGAAAGTGAAGTCTTGCGCGTGCGCAGGTGGACGAGTTGTACGAGGCCTTCTGCATTCAGAGTCGGCTGCGGGAAGGAGCCAGCCGCATGAAGCGGGCCTTCACCTGCTCGCCCTCCACCAAGGCCACCAAGGAGAGCATCGCCGAAGTCAACCGCCGCTACAAAGAATACACAGAGGTGCTCACATTCTTTCTTACTAATTTTAGGCTGCTCTTAGGAGCCGTTGCAAAAAAGGCATGGcaagtctgccattttgttaTGAGGTGGCCATTTTTACGTACAATAGATGGAGGAATTTGAGGTTTCATCAGCACAGTTGTCTTTCAGAACATGAGCGCGTTTGAGGCCGATCTGGAGAACCTGCTTGGGGAATTTCACATCAAGATGAAAGGTgagtatgacttttttttttatacttggcTGTAGCAACTATGTGAACTTGAAAGTGAAGCCAGGCCCCCCTTTCATCAATTTGAACTCTTGTCTTCTTGTTCTCTGTCAGGTTTGGCAGGCTTTGCCCGTCTCTGTCCGGGAGACCAGTACGAGgcaagtcacccccccccccccccccccttttttttttttttttaaatgtaaaagtCATTGTATTATTTACAAAATACATACAGTGTGCATATTTTGTAATAAAAGTGTTTTTAAGTTCCCTTTCCAACTCTGTATGTTTCCACGTATCCACCCTGTGTGGCAGATCTTCATGCGTTACGGTCGGCAGCGATGGAAACTGAAGGGGAGGATCGAGGTCAACTCCCGCCAGAGTTGGGACAGCGATCAGATGATCTTCGTGCCACTCATTAGCGAGCTGATTAACATCAAGGTAGCGGTTTGTCCTGCGGGAAAACTGCGAAAAGGCAGGTTGGTTGATTGCTTTTGGGCGCTGCGGCAGGTGACGGAGCTGAAGGGTCTGGCCACCCACCTACTGGTGGGTAGCGTCATCTGCGAGACCAAGGAGCTGTTCACTGCCATGCCGCAGGTGGTGGCCGTGGACATCAATGACCTGGCCACCATCAAACTCAACCTGGAGGTCACCTGGTCGTAAGTACTTGCATCATAATTTTTATTGAATATGGGATGACATATTTTTtgaggtcaatttttttttattgtcatctGATTGAATTTGTacaccattttatttttttaaatttagtttAATGTTGATTGAATTTTCTTCATGTATATACTTTAATTTACAATATATTTCCATGCTTTTGGAGCATTTTTaaaactgttttatttttgactgaaaggcttttgttttttccctcaGTTGTAGTTGAATGTCTTGTCAGTGGCTctccaacatttttctttcataAAGACCCAATTGCATTCTGGCATGCCTAATCGAGTGTCCCCTTGATGGTGGTGGCAAGCAGTGATGTTTTTTGTGTCCCGCAGGCCCTTCGACGTGGAGGACCTGACACTGTCGTCGGGCAACGTGAGCAAGGCGGCAGCGCTGCAGAGACGGGTGTCCATCTACAGCCAGGGCACCCCCGACACGCCCACCTTCCAGGATGCCTCCTTCTTTGTGAGTAGCGCTTGCCAGGGCTCCAATAGCAACGCCGGATGGCGTCGTTGCATGTTGAGTATGTCACCTCCTCGATCTGCTGCACACCTGTCCCCCTGACTAACCCCGCCCACCCTTGACCGCTTGCACGCCTGCGGCCCCCAAAGACATGGCGCCGCGCCCCCGCGGAGCGCCACCCTCTGTCCTTTCTGCACGCACTTCAAGACGCCTTGCTGGAGACCTTCCGGCGCGCGCGCTCCTTCGGCGACCCGTCTGCACCCAGGCCCAAGTCCAGCCTGGAGGTCTACGTGAGTGCGTGTGGCCTGGCGTGGCATTTGGTCCTGTCCCCCGTACCCCCCTTGCAAAGTCCGCCCACTTTTGGCAGCAACTTCCTCCATCGCTTCAGTGTATCTGCATGCGGTGCGCAAATGGCTCCAAATTTCCGCATTTCATTCTTCGCTGTGCTTTGCTCTCACAAAATGGCAACTGTTTCCCCAACTTAGAAATCTTGTACATCTAGAAAATAAAGTTTCATTGTTATGAGTACAAATTAATTTTTGAGTTGAAATGAAACGAGTTTTCCTTAAATGTTTCTTTtgccaaaaaaacaacatttttctcCAAATAGATTTTTGGCTCGGTGAAGCACTGGgtcgcacgtccgcctcacagttgggacggtgcgggttcgattccacctccggccctccctgtgtggagtttgcatgttctccccgggcccgcgtggggttTCTCCggacactccggtttcctcccacatccccaaaacatgcttggtaggccaattgagcattccaaattgcccctaggtgtgaatgCGAttccggatggttgttcgtctctgtgtgccctgcgattgcctggtaaccagttcagggtatcccccgcctcctgcccaatgacagctgggataggctccagcatgcccgcgacccctctGGGGAcagagcggtacagaaaatggatggatggatggatggatggatggataaatattcATATCAAGAATATTTCCTAAACTATATTAGcttgaaacatttttttaaatgaaataatttgacaaaaaattccTAATTTTCCTTAAGTGTATTCATTGCCTGTCAAACGGCAAAGTTTTTCAGAGTAGACAAGTTCTGACCCTGGCCCACCTCCCCACCTGCCCCCTTTCCTCTTCATTCCCTCAGTCGACTCTCGCGGACGATGTGTTTGAAAACGGCAAGCGTCTGTCCTTCGCCTTCTCGGACGCGTCCAGCCCCAGCCCGGCCCCCAGCTCCCACTCGCCGGCACTGTCCAATCCGGAGATCACTGTCACGCCGCCCGACACGGACACGTGCGCCTCGCCCTCCAGGCTGCGGGACGGCTCCATTGCAGAGGAGGACGAGGATAATCAGGGAGACGGTGTTAGCGGCGAGGAGACGGGCAGCGGGACAAGCGGCAGCCTGGAGGACTCTGAGTGGGAACGTATCGAGTCTCAGCGCATCGTACGCCAGCCCACCGTGGCGCCAGAGGACGTCTTCCTAGACCACGCTGAGCACCTCAAGCCTGTCCAGCTAGAACAAGGTTGCAACACTTCAACACTAAGTTAATCTGTTTTCAGCATTTTTTGTCAGTtgacatgtttatttttttcatttttttgcttcagttttTTAGTTTCTCGAGCAaaaaacacgtttttttttctaggaaatctttttttttccccaaaaacaagtattttttgtgaacagatttttttcgcctcccccaaaaaaattattttcaatattttactTGTAAACTGATTTCTCATACAGCACAGTAAagtgacaatattttttttggaatccaaacttttctttttctttctcacaATGGCACTTTCACAAGCCCAGAAATAATCAAAAGAATCACTGTTAATCCAACAATGAATGACCACAGAGGACGAGGACGGCGGCGGCAACCTAACACGGCAGCTGGTTAAGCGTCTGACGTCAGAGGCGGACGGGGGTGGTGCGGAGGCAGACCAAGGGCTGCTGGCGGAGGGCGGCCTGGAGGAAGCCATCCACGGGCTGTTGCTGATGCTGGAGGTGCTAACGCACCGATGCCGAGAGCTGCAGGACCTGGAGCAGGTGGTTATGCGGCTGGAGGACCTCTTAAAGGTGAGCCCCAGCCCCTCATTTGAATtatgctgcccccccccccaaccttaaCTTTTTTGGGGGTGTGCTGCCGCCATTAGTGCCGCCTGTTGGGCCACAGGAGACGCTCGTCCAGTCTCAGCCTGACGGTGGAGAGCGCACTGGAGAGCTTTGACTTCCTCAACACGTCCGATTTTGACGATGACGACACGGTTGCCGTTGTCCTCGCCATGCCGCCGCCGTTTGACATCGACGCTGGCCCAATAGGGTGAGGTTGAAATCTTCTCATGTGTTGCTCTATTGTGTCAGGTTAGTTGCAAGAATAATTTTAGAATCGCAGATAATTATAAATCAATGATGcgaagttgtcattttttttctttttagatttCATTTTTCTCTCTCGACATGATATTTTTGTGTGTCAACAGGGAGCAGCAGCAGGCGGAGGCGCGAGGCCACTTGAGCGAGGCGCTGACGGAGGACACGGGGGTGGGGAACAGCGTGGCCGGTAGCCCCCTGCCGCTCACCACCACCAACGACAGCCTGGACACCGCCCTCGCCACGCACCTGCGCTACTGCCGACGACTTGTCCAGGCACGGACGTCGAGTGCCCGGCCATAAAGTGACGCATAGAAACACTTTGGTTTTTTGTTGTGCAGGTGTTGAGCAACAGCGTGAGCCCGTGGCGCCGTCGCAGCGTCCTCATCAAGATGGCGTCTCAAACGGCCCTCCTGGAGGAGCTGGCCGAGAGCATCGCAGACCACCCGGGGGCGCTGTCGTCTCCGGCAAAGGGTGCGTGCCCAAGCCGCAACGTCTGACGCTCCGTTG contains the following coding sequences:
- the ripor2 gene encoding rho family-interacting cell polarization regulator 2 isoform X5; amino-acid sequence: MAAGMHSPGGPNGIIRSQSFAGFSTLQERRSRCNSFMGNSVAQKKPVSKPKKPHLSGYKGSGGGSAGSREPQPGRLEEIYTALKQGLDEYLEVHQAELDKLTLLMKDMKRNSRLGVLYDLDKQIKAIERYMRRLEFHISKVDELYEAFCIQSRLREGASRMKRAFTCSPSTKATKESIAEVNRRYKEYTENMSAFEADLENLLGEFHIKMKGLAGFARLCPGDQYEIFMRYGRQRWKLKGRIEVNSRQSWDSDQMIFVPLISELINIKVTELKGLATHLLVGSVICETKELFTAMPQVVAVDINDLATIKLNLEVTWSPFDVEDLTLSSGNVSKAAALQRRVSIYSQGTPDTPTFQDASFFSTLADDVFENGKRLSFAFSDASSPSPAPSSHSPALSNPEITVTPPDTDTCASPSRLRDGSIAEEDEDNQGDGVSGEETGSGTSGSLEDSEWERIESQRIVRQPTVAPEDVFLDHAEHLKPVQLEQEDEDGGGNLTRQLVKRLTSEADGGGAEADQGLLAEGGLEEAIHGLLLMLEVLTHRCRELQDLEQVVMRLEDLLKCRLLGHRRRSSSLSLTVESALESFDFLNTSDFDDDDTVAVVLAMPPPFDIDAGPIGEQQQAEARGHLSEALTEDTGVGNSVAGSPLPLTTTNDSLDTALATHLRYCRRLVQVLSNSVSPWRRRSVLIKMASQTALLEELAESIADHPGALSSPAKVALGLAEHNGVLALWAECSGSSGLFHTTLERVAGHMTRRYQQTLSEKYPQNCQAVIPLVAREMVDANDLPESNIPRQEVMTVFQFHAYVVKHQVGDMEAHLLHLAAEESFAERLGDGDISVLGEVPAWALWPHSATLRTLALLLTTHDIVANKAAADYLANAAAAPHAHFRNKALECYAEALSDAGVHSQKAACAALGCLQAAESVRVVAALCNSADEELRHVAIETLLTFGEEGRLAYEQLNAVPGQKTAVATDF
- the ripor2 gene encoding rho family-interacting cell polarization regulator 2 isoform X2, which translates into the protein MRNLLFEELLSAFFFKMERRVKTLSHVWIKRYGYYYSVSPRKPEIMAAGMHSPGGPNGIIRSQSFAGFSTLQERRSRCNSFMGNSVAQKKPVSKPKKPHLSGYKGSGGGSAGSREPQPGRLEEIYTALKQGLDEYLEVHQAELDKLTLLMKDMKRNSRLGVLYDLDKQIKAIERYMRRLEFHISKVDELYEAFCIQSRLREGASRMKRAFTCSPSTKATKESIAEVNRRYKEYTENMSAFEADLENLLGEFHIKMKGLAGFARLCPGDQYEIFMRYGRQRWKLKGRIEVNSRQSWDSDQMIFVPLISELINIKVTELKGLATHLLVGSVICETKELFTAMPQVVAVDINDLATIKLNLEVTWSPFDVEDLTLSSGNVSKAAALQRRVSIYSQGTPDTPTFQDASFFSTLADDVFENGKRLSFAFSDASSPSPAPSSHSPALSNPEITVTPPDTDTCASPSRLRDGSIAEEDEDNQGDGVSGEETGSGTSGSLEDSEWERIESQRIVRQPTVAPEDVFLDHAEHLKPVQLEQEDEDGGGNLTRQLVKRLTSEADGGGAEADQGLLAEGGLEEAIHGLLLMLEVLTHRCRELQDLEQVVMRLEDLLKCRLLGHRRRSSSLSLTVESALESFDFLNTSDFDDDDTVAVVLAMPPPFDIDAGPIGEQQQAEARGHLSEALTEDTGVGNSVAGSPLPLTTTNDSLDTALATHLRYCRRLVQVLSNSVSPWRRRSVLIKMASQTALLEELAESIADHPGALSSPAKVALGLAEHNGVLALWAECSGSSGLFHTTLERVAGHMTRRYQQTLSEKYPQNCQAVIPLVAREMVDANDLPESNIPRQEVMTVFQFHAYVVKHQVGDMEAHLLHLAAEESFAERLGDGDISVLGEVPAWALWPHSATLRTLALLLTTHDIVANKAAADYLANAAAAPHAHFRNKALECYAEALSDAGVHSQKAACAALGCLQAAESVRVVAALCNSADEELRHVAIETLLTFGQSKSQWCSRARRAV
- the ripor2 gene encoding rho family-interacting cell polarization regulator 2 isoform X1, which produces MRNLLFEELLSAFFFKMERRVKTLSHVWIKRYGYYYSVSPRKPEIMAAGMHSPGGPNGIIRSQSFAGFSTLQERRSRCNSFMGNSVAQKKPVSKPKKPHLSGYKGSGGGSAGSREPQPGRLEEIYTALKQGLDEYLEVHQAELDKLTLLMKDMKRNSRLGVLYDLDKQIKAIERYMRRLEFHISKVDELYEAFCIQSRLREGASRMKRAFTCSPSTKATKESIAEVNRRYKEYTENMSAFEADLENLLGEFHIKMKGLAGFARLCPGDQYEIFMRYGRQRWKLKGRIEVNSRQSWDSDQMIFVPLISELINIKVTELKGLATHLLVGSVICETKELFTAMPQVVAVDINDLATIKLNLEVTWSPFDVEDLTLSSGNVSKAAALQRRVSIYSQGTPDTPTFQDASFFSTLADDVFENGKRLSFAFSDASSPSPAPSSHSPALSNPEITVTPPDTDTCASPSRLRDGSIAEEDEDNQGDGVSGEETGSGTSGSLEDSEWERIESQRIVRQPTVAPEDVFLDHAEHLKPVQLEQEDEDGGGNLTRQLVKRLTSEADGGGAEADQGLLAEGGLEEAIHGLLLMLEVLTHRCRELQDLEQVVMRLEDLLKCRLLGHRRRSSSLSLTVESALESFDFLNTSDFDDDDTVAVVLAMPPPFDIDAGPIGEQQQAEARGHLSEALTEDTGVGNSVAGSPLPLTTTNDSLDTALATHLRYCRRLVQVLSNSVSPWRRRSVLIKMASQTALLEELAESIADHPGALSSPAKVALGLAEHNGVLALWAECSGSSGLFHTTLERVAGHMTRRYQQTLSEKYPQNCQAVIPLVAREMVDANDLPESNIPRQEVMTVFQFHAYVVKHQVGDMEAHLLHLAAEESFAERLGDGDISVLGEVPAWALWPHSATLRTLALLLTTHDIVANKAAADYLANAAAAPHAHFRNKALECYAEALSDAGVHSQKAACAALGCLQAAESVRVVAALCNSADEELRHVAIETLLTFGEEGRLAYEQLNAVPGQKTAVATDF
- the ripor2 gene encoding rho family-interacting cell polarization regulator 2 isoform X3 — encoded protein: MELPGRLNWFRKRPRKPHVRRREFNRVSPRKPEIMAAGMHSPGGPNGIIRSQSFAGFSTLQERRSRCNSFMGNSVAQKKPVSKPKKPHLSGYKGSGGGSAGSREPQPGRLEEIYTALKQGLDEYLEVHQAELDKLTLLMKDMKRNSRLGVLYDLDKQIKAIERYMRRLEFHISKVDELYEAFCIQSRLREGASRMKRAFTCSPSTKATKESIAEVNRRYKEYTENMSAFEADLENLLGEFHIKMKGLAGFARLCPGDQYEIFMRYGRQRWKLKGRIEVNSRQSWDSDQMIFVPLISELINIKVTELKGLATHLLVGSVICETKELFTAMPQVVAVDINDLATIKLNLEVTWSPFDVEDLTLSSGNVSKAAALQRRVSIYSQGTPDTPTFQDASFFSTLADDVFENGKRLSFAFSDASSPSPAPSSHSPALSNPEITVTPPDTDTCASPSRLRDGSIAEEDEDNQGDGVSGEETGSGTSGSLEDSEWERIESQRIVRQPTVAPEDVFLDHAEHLKPVQLEQEDEDGGGNLTRQLVKRLTSEADGGGAEADQGLLAEGGLEEAIHGLLLMLEVLTHRCRELQDLEQVVMRLEDLLKCRLLGHRRRSSSLSLTVESALESFDFLNTSDFDDDDTVAVVLAMPPPFDIDAGPIGEQQQAEARGHLSEALTEDTGVGNSVAGSPLPLTTTNDSLDTALATHLRYCRRLVQVLSNSVSPWRRRSVLIKMASQTALLEELAESIADHPGALSSPAKVALGLAEHNGVLALWAECSGSSGLFHTTLERVAGHMTRRYQQTLSEKYPQNCQAVIPLVAREMVDANDLPESNIPRQEVMTVFQFHAYVVKHQVGDMEAHLLHLAAEESFAERLGDGDISVLGEVPAWALWPHSATLRTLALLLTTHDIVANKAAADYLANAAAAPHAHFRNKALECYAEALSDAGVHSQKAACAALGCLQAAESVRVVAALCNSADEELRHVAIETLLTFGEEGRLAYEQLNAVPGQKTAVATDF
- the ripor2 gene encoding rho family-interacting cell polarization regulator 2 isoform X4 is translated as MAAMDYDPDDMTMMLEEAEDVFHEGGVSPRKPEIMAAGMHSPGGPNGIIRSQSFAGFSTLQERRSRCNSFMGNSVAQKKPVSKPKKPHLSGYKGSGGGSAGSREPQPGRLEEIYTALKQGLDEYLEVHQAELDKLTLLMKDMKRNSRLGVLYDLDKQIKAIERYMRRLEFHISKVDELYEAFCIQSRLREGASRMKRAFTCSPSTKATKESIAEVNRRYKEYTENMSAFEADLENLLGEFHIKMKGLAGFARLCPGDQYEIFMRYGRQRWKLKGRIEVNSRQSWDSDQMIFVPLISELINIKVTELKGLATHLLVGSVICETKELFTAMPQVVAVDINDLATIKLNLEVTWSPFDVEDLTLSSGNVSKAAALQRRVSIYSQGTPDTPTFQDASFFSTLADDVFENGKRLSFAFSDASSPSPAPSSHSPALSNPEITVTPPDTDTCASPSRLRDGSIAEEDEDNQGDGVSGEETGSGTSGSLEDSEWERIESQRIVRQPTVAPEDVFLDHAEHLKPVQLEQEDEDGGGNLTRQLVKRLTSEADGGGAEADQGLLAEGGLEEAIHGLLLMLEVLTHRCRELQDLEQVVMRLEDLLKCRLLGHRRRSSSLSLTVESALESFDFLNTSDFDDDDTVAVVLAMPPPFDIDAGPIGEQQQAEARGHLSEALTEDTGVGNSVAGSPLPLTTTNDSLDTALATHLRYCRRLVQVLSNSVSPWRRRSVLIKMASQTALLEELAESIADHPGALSSPAKVALGLAEHNGVLALWAECSGSSGLFHTTLERVAGHMTRRYQQTLSEKYPQNCQAVIPLVAREMVDANDLPESNIPRQEVMTVFQFHAYVVKHQVGDMEAHLLHLAAEESFAERLGDGDISVLGEVPAWALWPHSATLRTLALLLTTHDIVANKAAADYLANAAAAPHAHFRNKALECYAEALSDAGVHSQKAACAALGCLQAAESVRVVAALCNSADEELRHVAIETLLTFGEEGRLAYEQLNAVPGQKTAVATDF